One stretch of Saccharomonospora xinjiangensis XJ-54 DNA includes these proteins:
- a CDS encoding AAA domain-containing protein, whose amino-acid sequence MNSTMVERARNLFEFLRRAQELKATAPRTTDRYQREGEVLWFADFPEHPAVQHANGITNPSIDSPLLTVDRVPRRTPPRPADELEPWLLGLWDDPEHAPELRESITVVVPDAAEDEEATRRLMLAEHPHIREAHRSWNAEWKTWAEAELRDLPAKLFYNRLFALFLKAKDSPEDVELISGVGCLSWNPEGHPEVSRHVFTSTLIIEFDDETGRLTVSAGQTPEMFKTELDMLDPGLIKAIDTVNEVRSNVRVLRLHPLDREGLGLSARRLVHALDADGEYRDEDRPASATRDATMTFAPALILRKRSQRGLVEVFSTIMEQLAEAETVPSGVLPLLDPDQTPSAEPASTDGALVTVEDEPFLPMPVNERQHQIIERVDRQAQVLVQGPPGTGKTHTAAALISHLLAQGKRVLVTAQTDRALREVRDKLPDKIKPLSVAVVGTSRDDMADLKVAVQEIAAAAHSHEAERNAREIEACLAEIDRLRRERAEVYRDLLAVRESEVRQHDRGEYRGTLAGIAKQVEQRSHEFGWILEHVPDSVEGEPPLTGQEVLEWRRLLLDRELASDEPEARQQLVELDALPSPARFAVYVEAERAAQTRRQEREELRSHPAFSAVVRLDTRQRAELRKRLGRVADELAVLAGGPEQWIPAALDDVCAGREAAWRERAAQLANLIEQTTGHVERLGPLTEIELPGADAARMAALARELLRYLDEGNRIKTAADGTPKVGRLAPKVLKQAQPLFESTRVDGLPPTSAQQLSAVVTWFEASRMLAALDRLWPEGTRVSTSNSHGERLQWHRTELGHLRRVVNLAETLRAEGERLAESGIPLPEWSDAVALNRYQLLCDTADIEKDWAASQQPLATLTTALAKVVGDDVAPSVRRLRASVEKRDADDYASAHARIVRLWRVREQAGRRDDLGRRLAGAVPGLFTAVAAAPENEMWAGRLDHFESAWALIATRWWVRAQESLDVNVLQQQTARIDDRIRQQVETLAARRAWNHAASPARLSGSARADLTLYAQLVQRAGKMTGKYAAVRREGIRQAMERCRPSVPVWIMPLYRIAEQLRITPNMFDVVIVDEASQAGMEATFLQYLAPKIVVIGDDKQVSPSAVGVDQQQLRDLAGQYLADDRYRDSWQDPQRSLFDEAKMRYGGVITLTEHRRCVPEIIGFSNRIAYEPDNIRLVPVRQYGADRLDPIKAVYLPDGYEKGTSSKKINPVEADAIVDQVEKCLADPAYANRTFGVISLLGPAQARYIEENLLERISKDDWTARDLRCGDASDFQGSERDVVFLSMVAAPEEGRRLTALTADRYVQRYNVAVSRARDQIWVFHSVERQMLSNKEDMRFQLLDYCYGVIERGRSTDRQVSELVPEDERVPPFDSLFEQRVFNRIAGRGYTVVPQYEAAGYWIDLVVVGHGSRLAVECDGDRWHGPDAFERDLARQRDLERCGWSFFRVRESLFCIDPVAALADLWKVLDERDIRPAGELGEPEPSSAAVITEVEEAEHADSTEETGDGPTLLPAAADTSEESEPLTGEPPEPDGTAESAWLGAHLGAASGTVEDDDVDGEVPSQNGGLAPYETFTGVAAPVATGTRSEIIEGLRSIVSVEGPVLGERLHAVYVKASGGHRVGKQVARALNSAISEAVRRGVLVSDNPLGRSGVKYRSYRLPAQAVRVRERGPRGVDQVPPGELAALMRIVAEERGWHDEDDVLRGVAQRLCIGRLTEQVRAHLASILPLARGEAD is encoded by the coding sequence TTGAACAGCACGATGGTGGAGCGCGCCCGGAACCTCTTCGAGTTCCTGCGGCGGGCGCAGGAACTGAAGGCGACGGCGCCGCGCACGACCGACCGATACCAGCGTGAAGGCGAGGTGCTGTGGTTCGCCGACTTCCCGGAACACCCGGCGGTGCAACACGCCAACGGGATCACGAACCCCTCGATCGACAGCCCCCTGCTCACGGTTGACCGTGTGCCGCGCAGGACGCCGCCGAGGCCCGCCGACGAACTGGAACCGTGGCTTCTGGGCCTCTGGGACGATCCCGAGCACGCACCCGAACTGCGAGAATCGATCACGGTGGTGGTGCCGGACGCGGCGGAAGACGAAGAAGCGACCCGCCGCCTGATGTTGGCAGAACACCCCCATATTCGTGAGGCGCACCGGTCGTGGAACGCGGAATGGAAGACCTGGGCGGAGGCGGAGCTGCGGGACCTTCCCGCGAAGCTGTTCTACAACCGCTTGTTCGCACTGTTCCTCAAGGCCAAGGACAGTCCTGAAGATGTAGAGCTGATCTCGGGCGTGGGGTGCCTGTCCTGGAATCCGGAGGGACACCCGGAGGTGTCCAGACATGTCTTCACCAGCACGCTGATCATCGAATTCGATGACGAGACAGGGCGATTGACGGTGTCCGCTGGCCAGACACCGGAAATGTTCAAAACGGAACTCGACATGCTGGACCCGGGCTTGATCAAAGCGATCGACACCGTCAACGAAGTCCGATCGAACGTTCGAGTCTTGCGCTTGCACCCCCTCGACCGGGAGGGACTGGGACTTTCCGCCCGGCGTCTCGTGCACGCGTTGGACGCCGACGGCGAGTACCGGGACGAAGACAGGCCTGCGTCGGCGACCAGGGACGCAACGATGACGTTCGCCCCTGCGCTGATCCTTCGCAAACGGTCCCAGCGTGGTCTTGTGGAAGTGTTCAGCACGATCATGGAACAGTTGGCGGAAGCCGAGACGGTGCCTAGCGGCGTCCTTCCCCTGCTCGATCCCGACCAGACTCCCTCGGCGGAGCCGGCATCGACCGACGGTGCGCTGGTGACAGTGGAGGACGAGCCGTTTCTGCCGATGCCGGTCAACGAGCGGCAACATCAGATCATCGAGCGGGTCGATCGACAGGCGCAGGTCCTCGTGCAAGGGCCGCCGGGAACGGGCAAGACACACACCGCAGCAGCATTGATTTCCCACCTGCTCGCTCAGGGCAAGCGTGTTCTCGTGACGGCGCAAACCGATCGGGCCCTGCGGGAGGTCCGGGACAAGCTTCCCGACAAGATCAAGCCTCTTTCCGTGGCTGTGGTCGGAACATCCCGTGACGACATGGCGGATCTGAAGGTGGCGGTGCAGGAGATTGCGGCTGCGGCGCACAGCCACGAAGCCGAACGCAACGCCCGCGAGATCGAAGCCTGCCTCGCCGAGATCGACAGGTTACGCAGGGAACGGGCGGAAGTTTATCGCGACCTGCTCGCTGTGAGAGAAAGCGAGGTGCGGCAGCACGACCGCGGCGAGTACCGTGGCACGCTCGCCGGTATCGCGAAGCAGGTCGAGCAACGCTCGCACGAGTTCGGGTGGATATTGGAACACGTCCCGGACAGCGTGGAGGGCGAACCTCCCTTGACCGGGCAGGAGGTACTCGAATGGCGGCGGCTTCTGCTTGACAGGGAGCTGGCTTCCGACGAGCCGGAAGCCCGACAGCAGCTGGTCGAACTCGATGCCCTGCCGTCGCCCGCGAGATTCGCCGTATACGTGGAGGCCGAGCGCGCTGCCCAAACCCGGCGGCAAGAGCGAGAAGAACTTCGGAGCCATCCCGCCTTCTCCGCTGTTGTGCGCCTGGACACCCGGCAACGAGCGGAACTGAGGAAACGGCTGGGGCGTGTCGCGGACGAACTGGCGGTTCTCGCAGGAGGGCCGGAACAGTGGATCCCTGCCGCACTGGACGATGTGTGCGCGGGCCGGGAGGCAGCCTGGCGCGAGCGGGCAGCACAGCTTGCGAACCTGATCGAACAGACCACGGGGCACGTGGAGCGACTCGGTCCACTCACCGAAATTGAACTACCGGGTGCTGATGCCGCGCGGATGGCGGCACTGGCCAGGGAACTGCTGCGCTATCTCGATGAGGGAAACCGCATCAAGACGGCAGCGGACGGCACACCAAAGGTAGGGCGGCTGGCCCCGAAAGTGCTGAAACAGGCTCAGCCGCTGTTCGAGTCCACCAGGGTGGACGGCCTGCCTCCGACGAGCGCACAGCAACTGAGCGCTGTCGTGACGTGGTTCGAGGCATCGAGGATGCTCGCCGCGCTCGACCGGTTGTGGCCTGAAGGCACGCGTGTGTCCACATCGAACTCTCATGGTGAGCGTCTGCAATGGCATCGCACGGAACTCGGCCACTTGAGGCGCGTGGTGAATCTGGCGGAAACGCTGCGTGCGGAGGGAGAGAGGCTGGCCGAGTCCGGCATACCACTGCCGGAGTGGAGCGATGCGGTGGCGTTGAACAGATACCAGCTACTGTGCGACACGGCTGACATCGAGAAGGATTGGGCGGCCTCTCAACAGCCACTGGCCACACTCACCACCGCGTTGGCGAAAGTCGTGGGCGACGATGTGGCGCCGTCGGTGCGCCGGTTGCGGGCGTCCGTCGAGAAAAGGGATGCCGACGACTACGCTTCGGCCCACGCGCGGATCGTCCGGCTGTGGAGGGTGAGGGAGCAGGCTGGCCGGCGTGACGACCTGGGACGGCGGCTGGCAGGTGCGGTGCCAGGGCTTTTCACAGCGGTGGCGGCGGCTCCGGAGAACGAGATGTGGGCGGGTCGTCTCGACCATTTCGAATCCGCATGGGCCTTGATCGCGACGCGTTGGTGGGTCCGGGCGCAGGAATCGCTTGACGTGAACGTGTTGCAACAGCAAACAGCCAGAATCGACGACCGGATTCGGCAGCAGGTGGAAACACTGGCGGCGCGGCGCGCATGGAACCATGCAGCGTCACCGGCGAGGCTCAGCGGTTCCGCCAGAGCCGATCTGACGCTGTACGCGCAACTGGTGCAGCGGGCTGGGAAGATGACAGGCAAGTACGCGGCCGTGCGCCGGGAAGGTATCCGGCAGGCGATGGAACGCTGCAGACCTTCCGTCCCGGTGTGGATCATGCCGCTTTACCGGATCGCGGAGCAGTTGCGGATCACGCCCAACATGTTCGACGTCGTGATCGTGGACGAGGCATCACAGGCGGGAATGGAAGCGACTTTCCTTCAGTACCTCGCACCGAAGATCGTGGTGATCGGGGATGACAAGCAGGTGTCGCCCTCGGCCGTCGGTGTGGACCAGCAACAGCTTCGGGACCTTGCGGGCCAGTACCTTGCCGACGACCGTTACCGGGACTCCTGGCAGGACCCGCAACGGAGTCTGTTCGACGAGGCGAAGATGCGGTATGGAGGCGTTATCACACTGACCGAACATCGCCGCTGCGTCCCGGAGATCATCGGATTCTCCAATCGCATCGCCTACGAGCCCGACAACATCAGGCTGGTACCGGTGCGGCAGTACGGCGCGGACCGGCTCGACCCGATCAAAGCCGTGTACCTGCCGGACGGCTACGAAAAGGGCACAAGCAGCAAGAAGATCAATCCTGTTGAGGCGGACGCGATAGTCGATCAGGTCGAGAAATGCCTGGCCGACCCCGCCTACGCGAACAGGACGTTCGGCGTCATCTCACTGTTGGGTCCGGCACAGGCACGGTACATCGAGGAGAACCTGCTGGAGCGCATCAGCAAGGATGATTGGACGGCGCGAGACCTGCGGTGCGGTGACGCGAGCGACTTCCAGGGCTCCGAACGCGATGTCGTCTTCCTGTCGATGGTCGCGGCGCCGGAGGAAGGCCGTCGGCTTACCGCGTTGACCGCGGATCGCTACGTTCAGCGCTACAACGTCGCGGTCTCGAGGGCACGGGACCAGATCTGGGTTTTCCACTCCGTCGAACGGCAGATGCTGAGCAACAAGGAGGACATGCGTTTCCAGTTGCTCGACTACTGCTACGGCGTCATCGAGCGTGGGCGTTCGACAGACCGGCAGGTGAGTGAACTCGTTCCCGAGGACGAGCGGGTTCCGCCGTTCGACTCGTTGTTCGAGCAGCGGGTGTTCAACCGGATCGCCGGTCGCGGATACACGGTCGTTCCGCAATACGAGGCGGCCGGCTACTGGATCGACCTCGTGGTGGTTGGTCACGGAAGCAGGCTGGCGGTCGAATGCGACGGGGATCGATGGCACGGGCCCGACGCCTTCGAACGCGACCTCGCACGGCAAAGGGACCTGGAACGATGCGGGTGGTCGTTCTTCCGGGTCCGGGAGTCGCTGTTCTGCATCGACCCTGTCGCGGCTCTCGCCGACCTGTGGAAGGTTCTCGACGAACGGGACATCCGCCCTGCGGGCGAACTAGGGGAGCCGGAACCTTCCTCGGCTGCCGTCATCACCGAGGTCGAGGAGGCGGAGCACGCGGATTCGACCGAGGAAACCGGAGACGGACCGACGCTGCTTCCGGCTGCGGCTGACACATCGGAGGAGTCCGAACCGCTCACTGGCGAGCCGCCGGAGCCGGATGGCACTGCGGAGTCGGCATGGCTGGGGGCGCACCTCGGTGCTGCCTCCGGGACCGTCGAGGACGACGACGTTGACGGAGAAGTCCCGTCGCAGAATGGGGGACTTGCCCCGTATGAGACGTTCACCGGGGTCGCGGCGCCGGTGGCCACCGGGACGCGCTCCGAAATCATCGAAGGACTCCGCTCGATCGTGTCGGTCGAGGGACCGGTGTTGGGCGAACGGTTGCACGCGGTGTATGTGAAGGCGTCGGGCGGCCACCGCGTCGGTAAACAAGTGGCCAGGGCGCTGAATTCGGCCATCAGCGAGGCCGTGCGCCGCGGGGTGCTGGTCTCCGACAATCCGCTGGGGAGATCCGGAGTGAAGTACCGGTCCTACCGGTTGCCCGCTCAGGCCGTGCGGGTACGCGAGCGGGGACCGCGTGGTGTGGACCAGGTGCCACCTGGGGAGCTCGCGGCGTTGATGCGGATTGTGGCGGAGGAGCGCGGCTGGCACGACGAGGACGATGTGTTGCGAGGTGTGGCGCAACGGTTGTGCATCGGGCGGCTCACCGAGCAGGTCCGCGCGCACCTGGCCTCGATTCTGCCGCTGGCGCGAGGAGAGGCGGATTGA
- a CDS encoding TetR/AcrR family transcriptional regulator, with product MAELGLRERKKRRTREAIMEAAFALFRESGFDGVSVVDIAAAAEVSKPTLFSYFPTKEDLVLRRFLDDDMTPALVVRKRPSGMSPLRALRQSFLDRLVQRDVLTGLNDTPSAITFHDLLYSTPTLMARLSGHMIEQERGLCEELLASGGLSDEFTARIVAAQVFGMKRVLADCNAQEIRSGRSADEVYPAAVSRVKAAFELLRKGLDTRVG from the coding sequence ATGGCGGAACTCGGGCTGCGGGAGCGGAAGAAGCGCCGCACGCGCGAAGCGATCATGGAGGCGGCCTTCGCGCTGTTCCGGGAGTCGGGGTTCGACGGCGTCTCCGTCGTTGACATCGCGGCCGCCGCCGAGGTGTCCAAGCCGACGCTGTTCTCCTACTTTCCGACAAAAGAGGACCTTGTCCTCCGCAGGTTCCTCGACGACGACATGACTCCCGCGCTGGTCGTCCGAAAACGACCCTCCGGCATGTCCCCGCTCCGTGCTCTGCGGCAGAGCTTCCTTGACCGGCTCGTTCAGCGGGACGTTCTCACAGGATTGAACGACACACCGTCGGCCATCACGTTCCACGACCTGCTGTACTCGACGCCGACGCTGATGGCACGCCTGTCGGGCCACATGATCGAGCAGGAACGAGGTCTTTGCGAGGAATTGCTCGCCTCAGGTGGGCTGAGTGACGAGTTCACCGCGCGCATCGTGGCGGCGCAGGTTTTCGGCATGAAGCGTGTCCTCGCCGACTGCAACGCCCAGGAAATCCGCTCAGGCCGCAGTGCCGACGAGGTCTATCCCGCGGCGGTCTCCCGCGTGAAGGCGGCCTTCGAACTCCTGCGGAAGGGTCTGGATACACGCGTCGGTTAG
- a CDS encoding SMI1/KNR4 family protein, whose protein sequence is MSSLHEFTTWKPLLRLLWESDAERLAAPGAHVSGHIGFHGWSVPVRRPRPRPGRAVQAEDMREEFDAVARVRDALAEAGVEDISFVAETSSAGGIALHVVERGAAVESGIGSAFPGSLLLVEDAVAEPWRRLPDPAPGVKSASSADAELLERTLRAALPGSIGATDAEIAATEARLGVALPEELRALYRVVRGRWADWRGDVEGMDRVAAAVGCELLPLDEIYLAEAARRPRSWRFAALEAVATPPDAAVQGLVGSPGWIVFGDNGGGDRIAIDLTPGPRGHLGQIIMLDHEQNIGADLIAGSLTDLVLKRRRETRRDRDGRQPSPVARVNIRGVSSVEAAAHPGLEVLSIGVWEGKPLSLAPAVGLPRLRTLTAYPGTLADPLEIAELTRLEFLELAPQDWRVLLDAGAVPRSLLAAAVEVRGEHHPLSVVEVANELLGLWGRPPITVTVVEGELGHMP, encoded by the coding sequence TTGTCGTCGTTGCACGAGTTCACGACCTGGAAGCCGTTGCTGCGGTTGTTGTGGGAGTCCGACGCGGAGCGTCTGGCAGCGCCCGGCGCCCACGTGTCGGGACACATCGGCTTTCACGGGTGGAGTGTGCCCGTGCGGCGACCGCGACCTCGGCCGGGGCGGGCGGTTCAAGCCGAGGACATGCGGGAGGAGTTCGACGCCGTCGCGCGGGTGCGGGATGCGCTTGCCGAGGCTGGGGTCGAGGACATCTCGTTCGTGGCGGAGACGTCCTCGGCCGGGGGGATCGCGCTGCACGTGGTCGAACGCGGCGCCGCTGTGGAGTCGGGTATCGGCAGCGCGTTTCCGGGTTCACTCCTGCTTGTCGAGGACGCCGTCGCCGAGCCGTGGCGGCGCCTTCCCGATCCTGCACCGGGGGTGAAATCCGCCTCGTCGGCCGATGCGGAATTGCTGGAGCGGACACTCCGCGCGGCGCTGCCCGGCAGCATCGGTGCCACCGACGCGGAGATCGCCGCGACGGAAGCACGCCTCGGTGTCGCGTTGCCCGAGGAGTTGAGGGCGCTCTACCGGGTGGTGCGGGGGCGGTGGGCGGACTGGCGCGGCGATGTCGAGGGGATGGATCGGGTCGCCGCGGCGGTCGGGTGCGAACTGCTACCTCTCGACGAGATCTACCTCGCCGAGGCGGCGAGGCGGCCGCGTTCGTGGAGGTTCGCGGCACTGGAGGCGGTCGCCACCCCGCCTGATGCCGCGGTGCAGGGGCTGGTCGGCTCACCCGGCTGGATCGTCTTCGGCGACAACGGCGGCGGCGACCGGATCGCGATCGACCTGACACCGGGGCCGCGCGGGCACCTCGGGCAGATCATCATGCTCGACCACGAACAGAACATCGGCGCCGACCTCATCGCCGGCTCGCTCACCGACCTGGTGCTGAAGCGGCGCCGCGAGACGCGACGTGATCGTGACGGCAGGCAGCCGTCGCCTGTGGCCCGCGTCAACATCCGTGGCGTGAGCAGTGTCGAGGCGGCCGCCCACCCGGGGTTGGAGGTGCTGTCCATCGGGGTGTGGGAAGGCAAACCGCTCAGCCTCGCCCCTGCCGTCGGCCTGCCGCGCCTGCGCACGTTGACCGCCTACCCCGGCACACTCGCAGACCCGTTGGAGATCGCCGAGCTGACCCGACTGGAGTTTCTGGAACTCGCACCGCAGGACTGGCGTGTTCTGCTCGACGCGGGCGCCGTGCCGCGCAGCCTCCTGGCCGCGGCCGTCGAGGTGCGCGGCGAGCACCACCCACTGTCCGTTGTGGAGGTCGCGAACGAGCTGCTCGGCCTGTGGGGCCGCCCGCCGATCACCGTCACCGTCGTCGAGGGTGAGCTCGGGCATATGCCGTAG
- a CDS encoding HelD family protein, whose product MFFGRLDYAPGEIYGSRDGRVHERRSRTRAPDSDRAYLGRRGVRDEEGEPMVIDWRAELARAFYEASHENTMGVRIRRRYGFDGDGVLTAYEDEPLSSQATSRTGGGLLASEIERPRTGPMRDIVATIQPEQMRLVRAPLEHTLCVQGAPGTGKTAVGLHRLAYLLYSKRERLRKEGGVAVIGPNRSFLSYIRDVLPALGEVKVAQITIDELTGSGVAAERVDDPPTARVKGDARMAEVIRRHLWSRIRPPQETVEVQHQHRTWRLSPEEIAEELDAVLTRGPDYGAGRELLAQRLAHLVLRRMERAGNSTTTLHQLCRHRGVARAVRQMWPAVDAARLVFDLLTDRTHLAHAADGVLSPDEQHAILLTPRPRSVKAMTWSSLDLALLDEAAALIERPAKLGHVVIDEAQDLSPMHLRALARRVVGSCTVLGDLAQATSPSAVENWSAVLTHLERPDGQIEELTHGYRVPAQVIDFAARLLPHIAPELQGPASLRHSPGALRITRTTTGEAIAATITACATALGGEGSVGLIAADADIAQLGRALSASGLGHTLLGSDGTDLRAQRLTLTPVSLAKGLEFDTVIVAEPARIADAEHRGLQRLYVALTRAVSALHIVHATPLPEPLAHEPAMVS is encoded by the coding sequence TTGTTCTTCGGGCGCCTCGACTACGCGCCGGGCGAGATCTACGGCAGCCGTGACGGGCGGGTCCACGAGCGTCGTTCACGCACGCGCGCGCCGGACAGCGACCGCGCCTACCTGGGCCGTCGTGGTGTCCGCGACGAGGAAGGCGAGCCCATGGTCATCGACTGGCGGGCGGAGCTGGCACGCGCCTTCTACGAAGCAAGCCACGAGAACACGATGGGAGTCAGGATTCGCCGCCGCTACGGCTTCGACGGCGACGGTGTGTTGACCGCTTACGAAGACGAGCCCCTCAGCAGTCAGGCCACGTCCCGCACCGGGGGTGGCCTTCTGGCCTCGGAGATCGAGCGTCCGCGCACAGGTCCGATGCGCGACATCGTCGCCACGATCCAGCCCGAGCAGATGAGGCTGGTGCGTGCTCCGCTGGAACACACGCTGTGCGTCCAAGGCGCGCCGGGCACAGGCAAAACCGCGGTGGGCCTGCACCGGCTGGCCTATCTCCTCTACAGCAAGCGGGAACGGCTACGGAAGGAAGGCGGAGTGGCCGTCATCGGACCCAACCGTTCCTTTCTGTCCTACATCCGCGATGTCCTGCCCGCTCTCGGCGAGGTGAAGGTCGCCCAGATCACCATTGACGAACTCACCGGCTCTGGTGTCGCCGCCGAGCGCGTTGACGATCCGCCGACGGCCCGGGTCAAGGGCGACGCCCGGATGGCCGAGGTCATCCGCCGCCACCTGTGGTCACGGATCCGGCCGCCCCAGGAGACAGTGGAGGTCCAACACCAACACCGCACGTGGCGCCTTTCCCCCGAGGAGATCGCCGAGGAACTCGACGCCGTGCTGACACGCGGGCCCGACTACGGCGCCGGTCGCGAGTTGCTGGCCCAGCGGCTGGCGCATCTCGTGTTGCGACGCATGGAACGTGCCGGGAACTCAACCACCACCCTGCATCAGCTCTGTCGCCACAGGGGGGTCGCCCGCGCCGTCCGCCAGATGTGGCCCGCGGTCGATGCCGCCCGCCTTGTTTTCGACCTCCTCACCGACCGAACCCACCTGGCACACGCGGCGGACGGGGTCCTCTCCCCCGACGAACAGCACGCCATCCTGCTCACACCTCGTCCGCGGAGCGTGAAGGCGATGACCTGGAGCAGCCTCGACTTGGCGTTGCTCGACGAAGCCGCAGCGCTGATCGAGCGCCCCGCGAAGCTCGGCCACGTCGTCATCGACGAAGCCCAGGACCTCAGCCCCATGCACCTTCGGGCTCTCGCCCGCCGTGTGGTCGGGTCGTGCACCGTCCTCGGCGACCTGGCGCAGGCCACGAGCCCGTCCGCCGTCGAGAACTGGTCTGCGGTCCTCACCCACCTCGAGCGGCCGGACGGGCAGATCGAGGAACTCACCCACGGATACCGCGTGCCGGCACAGGTGATCGACTTCGCCGCTCGGCTCCTCCCGCACATTGCCCCGGAACTTCAGGGGCCCGCGTCGCTGCGCCACTCCCCCGGCGCCCTCCGCATCACCCGCACCACAACGGGTGAGGCGATCGCGGCGACCATTACGGCCTGCGCCACCGCGCTGGGCGGCGAAGGTTCGGTCGGGCTCATCGCCGCCGACGCCGACATCGCGCAGCTCGGTCGAGCGCTGTCCGCGAGCGGGCTCGGGCACACCCTCCTGGGCAGCGACGGAACGGATCTCCGCGCGCAACGGCTGACCCTCACCCCGGTCAGTCTCGCCAAGGGGCTCGAATTCGACACCGTCATCGTCGCCGAACCGGCTCGCATCGCCGACGCCGAACATCGCGGGCTCCAGCGCCTCTACGTCGCCCTGACCCGGGCCGTCAGCGCCCTGCACATCGTTCACGCGACACCCCTGCCGGAACCGCTGGCACACGAACCCGCGATGGTCTCCTGA
- a CDS encoding HNH endonuclease family protein — translation MALSPRNLLGGLLIVAMAVLLFAAGSIVGAPSASALPPGTPSKATAQSELNSLSVRSQESMTGYSRDKFPHWITISGTCNTRETVLKRDADSITVGADCYPTAGRWYSYYDGAVWYQASDLDIDHIVPLAEAWRSGASHWTTSKRQAFANDLNGPQLIAVTDDVNQAKGDQDPSTWQPPRSGARCAYAKWWIHTKYRWGLHLQSSEKSALQSMLNSCSY, via the coding sequence ATGGCGCTCTCGCCGAGAAACCTGCTGGGTGGCTTGCTCATTGTCGCGATGGCGGTGTTGCTGTTCGCTGCTGGATCGATCGTTGGAGCCCCGTCCGCTTCGGCGCTCCCTCCGGGGACGCCGTCGAAGGCGACCGCACAGTCCGAACTGAACTCGTTGTCCGTTCGGTCACAAGAATCGATGACGGGTTATTCTCGTGACAAATTCCCGCACTGGATCACCATCTCTGGCACCTGCAACACTCGTGAGACCGTGCTGAAGCGCGACGCCGATTCGATCACGGTCGGGGCCGACTGCTATCCCACGGCCGGCCGCTGGTACAGCTATTACGACGGGGCCGTCTGGTATCAGGCGTCCGACCTGGACATCGACCACATCGTGCCGCTGGCCGAGGCCTGGCGTTCCGGGGCGAGTCATTGGACGACGTCCAAGCGCCAGGCGTTCGCCAACGACCTCAACGGTCCTCAGCTGATCGCCGTGACCGACGACGTGAACCAGGCCAAGGGCGACCAAGACCCTTCCACGTGGCAGCCGCCGCGTTCCGGTGCCCGCTGCGCGTATGCGAAGTGGTGGATTCACACCAAGTACCGTTGGGGGCTGCACTTGCAGTCGTCGGAGAAATCCGCCTTGCAGAGCATGCTCAATAGCTGCTCGTACTGA
- a CDS encoding DUF3558 domain-containing protein produces MMPMLSRSGEVILMRNRFVWFRISSVLAVAAAGVSCSAGTDGVAQPMPEKVSASEASGAPEHRVSDPLDITPYLSRPCDLVSPRLLGKLDTSPNEANPSLPEDDKVAAEAGPGCSWTGEGEGSIGIGIDSGNKERGVGGLRGLEMARDQGRYKLWEETSIEGYPAVYMGVRDARHEGDCDLAVGIADDMTFGVSAISFRENPEKACQVAAEVAADVIGNLKAAN; encoded by the coding sequence ATGATGCCCATGTTGAGTCGTTCAGGGGAGGTAATTTTGATGCGTAACCGCTTTGTTTGGTTTCGAATCTCCTCCGTGCTAGCCGTGGCTGCCGCTGGTGTTTCCTGCTCTGCGGGCACGGATGGTGTGGCCCAGCCTATGCCGGAAAAGGTGAGTGCGTCGGAGGCGAGTGGGGCTCCTGAACACCGGGTCAGTGATCCGCTGGACATCACCCCCTATCTGTCCAGGCCTTGCGATCTTGTCTCCCCGAGGCTACTCGGAAAGCTGGACACGTCGCCAAACGAGGCGAATCCGAGCCTGCCTGAGGACGATAAGGTCGCTGCTGAGGCTGGCCCAGGCTGTAGTTGGACGGGCGAGGGCGAAGGAAGTATCGGAATCGGCATCGATTCGGGCAACAAGGAACGTGGAGTGGGGGGATTGCGCGGGCTTGAAATGGCTCGCGACCAGGGTCGATACAAGTTGTGGGAGGAAACTTCGATCGAGGGTTACCCCGCTGTGTATATGGGTGTTCGAGACGCTCGTCACGAGGGGGACTGTGATCTCGCGGTGGGAATTGCCGACGATATGACTTTCGGTGTTTCTGCGATTTCTTTCCGGGAGAACCCTGAGAAGGCATGCCAGGTGGCCGCCGAGGTCGCTGCCGACGTGATCGGAAACCTGAAGGCGGCGAACTGA